The Desulfobotulus mexicanus genome includes the window AAAAAAAACGATGAGCAGGGTCAGCCCACCTAGTATCAGTGCCTGAAAATTAACGGCCATAAGGGTGGAGGGCAGTGTCATGATGGCAAGGAAGGGTGAGGTTTTGGGAGATGTTCCCATTAGAGGGGCTATCTGCAGCAGAATGATTATAATGCCGATGCCGCTCATAAAACCGGATATCACAGGGTAGGGGATAAAGCGCACGAGGCCGCCAACCTTTACGCAGCCCATGATGATCTGGATAAGTCCCGCAATGAGCACAGCAGACATTGCAGTGGCAAGGTCACTGCCTACAGCCACGAGAATGGATGCAAATACAACGGTCATGGGTCCGGTGGGACCGGATATCTGGGTACGGGTACCGCCGAAAATGGCGGCCATCATACCCAGCATGATGGCTCCGTAAAGGCCTGCGGCGGCTCCTGCACCGGAAGCGACGCCAAAGGCAAGGGCAAGGGGCAGGGCGACAATACCGGCGGTGAGTCCGCCGAAAAGATCTCCCCGGAGGGTTTTGATGGAAAAGGTGTTAGTCATGGTGTTCTCTCCGAATCCTTCATCAATATTGTATGAGTACAGGGTGCCCGGATGAAAACCAGGATTTTTTGTTCCGTTCAGGGGAGGCGGGAATTTTGATCCTATTTTGCACAGTGGCATGAAAGGGATAAATTCGGGCCTGACGAAAGGGGCAAAAAAGGCGGTTTTGGCTCAGGCATGAATGATTAAATTACCGAAAGACATTTCTTGGGTTTTAGGAAATGGCATTTCGGGAATACAAATATTTCTGTGAAAAGAATTGCGCCCTTGTGTGGGGGAGGTTTGGTTTAAAAAGATTTTTCCCATAGATATCAAGGTTTCCTTTTGAAAAAAGTTGAAATAAAATACATACAGGCATGCTTCCTCTGAAGGAAAGATGCCTATAGTTCATCTGTATATGAAGCGTCTTATCTTTCTATATTTAATTTGATAAGAACATTTCATGATCAGGTAGGAAAATCTGATAGCACGGAAAAATAAGGAAGTCTATTTTTTTTATAAATGCTGTTCAGAACAGGCGAATGGGGTTTTGTCTTTGAGGGCTAAGGGTATTGCAGTATTCATTTTTATCGACACGGCCCGGGCTGTAAAGGTGGATGGTGCATGAAACAGGCATGTTTCATTATGTCTTTGAGGAATGTATGACGGAGAAAATCGCAGGAAGGGAAGCAGGAAAAAATGCGGAAAACTCCAGTAAAAAACCAGGACAGTGCAAAAATTGTATTTTGAGTTGCTTCGGCCTGTTTCGATAAATCAGTGCCGTTTCTTGAGCAATGCCTCAGGTACTCAAGAAACGGCAGGTCTGAAGATTAGTTTTCCTGATGCTGCAGTCCTGTACCTTGGGAAGTCCGGGGAGATATAAGTCTTTCTTCTGCCTGACGAATACGCTCTTCCTGGCTGATCTTGCGCCTTCGGGCTGCCTTGATTTTATCCAGAAGTTCTGAAAATTCTGCGGGTTTAAGGAGGTAGTCAAAGGCTCCCATGCGCATACCCTGAACGGCACTTTCTTCGCTTCCGTGGCCTGTGAGAAGAATAACCTCTACGGAGGGAAACTCTTTTTTCAACTCTGCCAGTACCTCAAGTCCGCCCATCCCGGGCATACGGAGATCCAGTACAACCACATCCTGTGGTTTTTCCCTAAGAAGGTTCAGTCCTTCCCTGCCGTCGTGGGTAAGGGAAATAATGTGTCCCCTTTCTTCAAGGCGCAGAGCAAGCATTTCCGTGAAGTCCTTTTCATCATCCACCAGCAGAATACGGGCACCGGGGACCAGAGCTTTGGGGCTTTTTTCAGGCTGCGTAAAGATTTCTGCTTCCATGAGTGCACTTTTAAGGTCCGGAAATATTATTTGGGATGGAAGTCCTTCATGGTTCAGATTAATGAGCTGTGCCCTGATCTGCGGGGGCATGACCACAAGGGATGTGATTTTTGAGGCTTTGAGCCGTTCAATGGTTTCCTCCAGCGCAAAAACGGCACTCAGGTCAATGAAGGGGATGCGACTGCAGTTGAAAATGATGACCTTTGTGCCCAGTACCTGATCCACATTGTCCGTAAGGCGACTGGTGGATCCGAAGAAAAAAGCCCCCTGAATTTCAAGTACCCTTACTTGTCCCTGCATATGGCTGGTGGCACTCTCGTCATCGGGCCAGATGCTGACGCGGGCCTGATTGCTGACCCTTTTGGTGATCAGTGCCATGGAAAAGAGAACCCCCACTCCTACGGCAATGATGAGATCCACAAAAACCGTGAGTACAAAGACGGCGGTCATGACCATGAGATCATCTTTGGGGGCTGTTTTAAGAAGCTTGATAAAACGGTAGTCCAGAATATCCAGTCCTACTTTGATGAGGATGCCTGCAAGAACGGCCAGAGGAATGTTCTGGGCCAGAGGGGCGGCACCCAGAAGAAGAATCAGAAGAAAAACCGCATGGGTGACGCCGCTGATGCGTGTACTTCCCCCTGCTTTGATATTCACGACTGTGCGCATGGTGGCTCCGGCTCCGGGAATCCCCCCCACAAAGGCGCAGAGGCTGTTGCCAAGGCCCTGCCCTACAAGCTCCCGGTTGGAGTTGTGCCGGGTACCCGTTACGGAGTCCGCCACAAGGGAGGTGAGAAGGCTGTCTATGCTGCCGAGAAGGGCAAGGGTAACGCCTGCAACAATCACGGGCTTCAGTGTTTCCATACTGAAGAGAGGCAGGGTGAGATCCGGCAGCCCCATGGGAATTTCTCCTATGACAGGCACCTTGAAGCCCGCAATAATGGAGATGAGGGTTACGCTGATGAGGGCCATCAGGGGAGAGGGGAGAATACGGCTGATGCTCATGGGAGTGAGGAAAACAATGAGCAGGGTAAGGAGGGACAGAAAGGCCGCCTGAAAATTAATGGACATTAAAGTCGCAGGTATGGCAAAAATTGCACCCGTGGGTGAAGCCTGTGAGGGTGCGCCCAGCAGTGGGGCAATCTGAAGAAGGATAATGATCAGTCCGATGCCGCTCATGAAACCCGATACCACCGGGTAGGGAATAAATCTGACAAGGGCTCCGGTCTTGCTGAGG containing:
- a CDS encoding SulP family inorganic anion transporter yields the protein MTSTLSMPRIRGDLFGGLTAGVVALPLALAFGVASGAGAAAGLYGAIMLGLIAALAGGTKMQISGPTGPMTVVFAAILISMEGNIAMVMGAVLVCGVVQILLGLSKTGALVRFIPYPVVSGFMSGIGLIIILLQIAPLLGAPSQASPTGAIFAIPATLMSINFQAAFLSLLTLLIVFLTPMSISRILPSPLMALISVTLISIIAGFKVPVIGEIPMGLPDLTLPLFSMETLKPVIVAGVTLALLGSIDSLLTSLVADSVTGTRHNSNRELVGQGLGNSLCAFVGGIPGAGATMRTVVNIKAGGSTRISGVTHAVFLLILLLGAAPLAQNIPLAVLAGILIKVGLDILDYRFIKLLKTAPKDDLMVMTAVFVLTVFVDLIIAVGVGVLFSMALITKRVSNQARVSIWPDDESATSHMQGQVRVLEIQGAFFFGSTSRLTDNVDQVLGTKVIIFNCSRIPFIDLSAVFALEETIERLKASKITSLVVMPPQIRAQLINLNHEGLPSQIIFPDLKSALMEAEIFTQPEKSPKALVPGARILLVDDEKDFTEMLALRLEERGHIISLTHDGREGLNLLREKPQDVVVLDLRMPGMGGLEVLAELKKEFPSVEVILLTGHGSEESAVQGMRMGAFDYLLKPAEFSELLDKIKAARRRKISQEERIRQAEERLISPRTSQGTGLQHQEN